The Saccharothrix violaceirubra genome segment GCAGTCGGTGAGCTGGCCAGCGGACCGACTGTCGGCCTCCAACCCCGTTGCAGCGGTCGCGGATCACGAACCCACGTTGTTCCGCCACGTGCGGTCTACGCGACAGACCTTTGATGCGGATGTCCGTGCCTGATCCAGTGGAGGACTGATGCGTAGTTCGAGTGAACTTGTTGGTCGACCTGCGGCCTGTCAGTGCCTCGTCAGGTCTTTGACCTGGTCAAACGTGAGATTGCCGATCCGGCAATTGGGCATCGATGTGTCTTGAGTCACAACGTGATCCGCTTGGTTGATTATGGACTGCATGTGCAGTCAGCCTCTGCTCGTCGGGGGCGTGCTTCGTCAAGGAGCGTGCATGGGGCCAGGGGGTCTCTTTGTCTGTCCGCCGCATGGCGGCGCGTAGTTGGTCGCTGCGCGCCCTGAGTTGGTTCGTGTCGTTGGCGCTCGTCCTGGGGGCCTCGACGCTATTGTCGATCCGGTCGGCCGTGGCCGAGCCGGCGTGCACCACGGTCGAGCAGGACGCTGCCGTTGCCGTGGATGTGGCACGCCGTTGCGACGCCCGTGTCGAGATCGGGTCCGCCCGCACGGAGACGGCGCAGACCTTTGCCCGACCCGACGGCGGCTTCTCGACCGGGGAGTCCCCGACTCCCCGGTGGGCGCGGAAACCTGATGGTTCCTGGGCCGACGTCGACGTCACGTTGATGCCTTCGGCGGACGGCTCGATCTCACCGAAGGTGTCCGTGTTGCCGATTGTCTTCTCCGGCGGCGGCATGGGTCCCGTGGCGCTGGTCCGTGACAGCGACCGTGAGCTGGCGTTGACCTGGCCCGGTGGTGCTCTGCCGGAACCGGTGCTGTCCGGGGCGGACGACCTACCCCGAGGTGCTGCCCGGTGTCGATCTGCGATTCACCGCGTCAGTACCAGTTTGGTATGCGGGATCCGCGACCCCGATCGTTCTGAAAGGAGTGAGATGACGCCGATTCTCAATGTGGCCGTTCATGGCAAATATGAATACGCGGACTACTGGGGCGGAATGTCCGCGTTGATCACGGAGGTCGTCGAGAATTTGAAGTCCGAGCGAGTCGACATGCCGTGGATTGATCCCGGTGAACAGGCGTGCTTCATGTTCGCGGACGGTCGACACTTCGCCGATAATCGTGATTGGTGGCCTGACAACTACCTTTACGTGGCGGTCAACCGGTCGACCGGATATGGCGGTTTGACGTGGATGGCCGGTGGTGAACGCGCCCTCAACGGGAGTGATGGGATTTCGGATGGCATCTGGGTGAGTGATAACGCTTCGTTTCCGGATTTTGACCCGCGTGTGGTTTCCGATCCGGGATTTCCGCTCTTCTACGATCCGCGTAGTACGGTTCCGATTTCGCAGGTGCGCCTCGTTCTGGAGAATTTCTGCAGTGCCCGTACGGGGGATCGGCCTGACGGCATCGAATGGGTTCTCGGTGAATTGAACGGTCAGCGTGTAGAATAGAATCGCGCAACGATGTCGACCTCGAATATGCGAGGTTTCGCTGTTGTGCGAGCGCTGATGCGTTCTGCGGACGGGTAGGCCACTTGTTTGGCTCACTTACTGGCAGTGGGTGAAGACTTCGTGGAGGAAGGTTGGTACGTGTGGCGGGGGAGGCTGAATGTCGCGGGTAACGGTCAGGCGGGCTACTGGGGGGTCGACATTAACGGTAAGATTGGCCACTTCGGGCCTTTCGGTGGGAGTTTGCAGATCGGTATCGACGTGTTCGAGACAGCTGAAATCCGCTTCTGATGACACTTTTTGAAGATCTTTCCCCGCTTGACCTCCTCTCGCTGTCCCGTGCGTTGTTGTCGGAGGAATTTGCGGCTGCGGAGCTTACCCCTTTTGATTGGCTGGGCATCGTCGAAATGCTGGAGGGGAGTCTGGTCGATAAATGTCAAGATTTGACTCCGAGAGAGTGGTCCGTCTGCGTTCTGGCCCTTGCACGCTCCCATGCCTCGGCAGTTGATTCGGGAATTCTCGACGATCGTGAAGTACTCGTGCGCAGGTTGAATCTCGGCGCGGTCCTGACCCGCGGCGTCCCGGTCAGTCGCGAGTTCGAGATCCTGAACCCCGATGCTTTGATTGCCGAACTTTTCCGGAAATTGCCCATGACGATCGATGAAGCCAGGAGAATGTCGGCCGATTGGCGAAGTCTGGAAATTTCGCAGATTCGAGTACTGCGCTCTGTCAAGAATCTCGTGACGCCGGCTGTTCAGCTTGCACGCGTTGCTCCGGGTACTGCGTGGTTGCCGATGCTGCGGTTGTGGGCGGATATTCTGCCGGACTTGCCATGATGGCGGATAGGGATCAGAGCCCGTCCGCTCGTCGTGGTGATCAGGGTTGCTGGCCGTGTACGACGCGGGCACCTGTCGGGTGCCACTGAGGATTTCAGTACGGCACCACCACTTTTCAGTGGACATTGCAGTGGACGGCCAAGATTTCAGTACCCGGCGAGTCGCGACGAGCGGCTGACCCGGGCCGGGTATCTCTGCACCTGTGTTCGCCTGGCAACAGGACCGGCGTCGGCTTCACGAGGCCGCCGACCGGGCAGAGGCAGCTAAGGAGGTTCAGCGTGAACAGGAGGAGGCAGTCCGTGCGGCCTTGCCCCTGTGGGCTCGGGACGGGCGGCTGAGATCCGGGCGGTTGGCGTGCGTCCCGGTTCCACACGAAGGTGAGGCGTTCACTTCGTGGGTCGCTCGTTCGGCGGACACGCACATGATCGCGATCGACCGGATGTTGAGGAACCTGGGACTGCCGTCCTCGGTGTCCGCAGTACGTATGGGCGTGGAGCTGACCGCTGAGCGCTTGGAATCGGTGACGGCCGCGACCGGCCTCCAGGAGCAGCAGGTGCAGGCCATGCTGCTGACGAGCGCGGTGAAAACCCGTCGCCGCCTGCTGACCTGGAGCTGGAACCGGTCGAGTCGTCGTCCTCCGTGGCCGCTACGGGCGACCGGTTCGGCGGTATGCCCCGAGTGTGTCGCACAGGAGCCGACGATCTGGGAGCGGGACTGGAGGTTCCTGACCGTCGTTGCGTGCATCGAGCATCGGCTCTACCTGCACAGTTGGTGCCCTTCCTGTCGGGCACCCATCCAGATCGGCCACCAGTCGCGGTATCTGGACACCTGCGCGGTGCCGTCGGCCGACTTCGTACGGCGCCGATCGCTCGACGGAAGGTGGAGTCGACGGAACCCTCGGGTGAGGACTCGTAGTGTGGTCGGGTGCGGTGCGCGCTGGGACGAGTTGCCTCGCTACCCGGTCGCCAATGACCGGGTTCTGGCCTTGCAGGATGTGCTGACCGGGCGGTTGAGTGCGGCCGACCTGTCTCCTGGCTACGGATACGACCTGCACATGGCGCTGAGGCTGGCGGTGCAACTCGGTCAGCGTGGCACCGCAGGGTGTCGCGCCGACCGCGCACCTTTCCGAGGTGGACGGGACACCACAGTCCGCCGAGGCGGGTTGGCTGCCGTGGGGACGGGTCGACCGGCAGCGGCGGCGTTGGGAACTCCGGCGGAGAAACCTGCTGATGAGGCCGGTGTTCACGGTCGAACCAGGCGGTCGGGCATCACTGTGATGACCATCCTTCCGCCGGCCGCGGTCAGAGTTCGTCACCGCATCGGACGCAGAAGCCGAAGATGCCGTCGACGGCGACCCGTTGGCAGCCGACGCAGACTTCCCCGCCGCAGTGGTAGCAGGTCATGGAGGCGCTGTCGGCGAGATCGAAGTAGAGCCCCGGGTTCGCGCGTCGCATCGCCAGCTCGGTGGACTCGCAGGCGTCGGGGCAGCGGCCGTCCGGGCCCGCGTCGCGAAGAGGAGGGAACACGGTGCAGCGGGTGTAGCGGCTCAGGGGGGAGTGGTCGAGCTGGTCGGTGCAGCCGTTGGGACACGGCCAGTTCTGGGGTCGCAGGACGAGCGGGTCGCAGAGGTGGCACGAGCCGGCGGCCTGCCCGCGGCCGGGATGGGCCGGGCACTCCCGCTTGAGGGGGAAGTCCCGCCCGGAGGTGGGGCCGATGTAGCCCGGAGGGGTGTATCGGTACGCGCAGTTGTAGCAGTCGACCTGTTCGGCCCAGGCGGTTCCGTCGTCCGGGATCCTCGCCCGGTCGGGCCGGATAACGGACCCGCAGACTGTGGTGCGACCGTCGGTGCTGATGTGAATCCGG includes the following:
- a CDS encoding Imm1 family immunity protein, whose translation is MALVLGASTLLSIRSAVAEPACTTVEQDAAVAVDVARRCDARVEIGSARTETAQTFARPDGGFSTGESPTPRWARKPDGSWADVDVTLMPSADGSISPKVSVLPIVFSGGGMGPVALVRDSDRELALTWPGGALPEPVLSGADDLPRGAARCRSAIHRVSTSLVCGIRDPDRSERSEMTPILNVAVHGKYEYADYWGGMSALITEVVENLKSERVDMPWIDPGEQACFMFADGRHFADNRDWWPDNYLYVAVNRSTGYGGLTWMAGGERALNGSDGISDGIWVSDNASFPDFDPRVVSDPGFPLFYDPRSTVPISQVRLVLENFCSARTGDRPDGIEWVLGELNGQRVE